Genomic DNA from Roseburia intestinalis L1-82:
AGATACTGCTTTGTAAGCCTCATCTACTTTACCAACGGATTTCTGTAAGTCGATGATATAGATTCCGTTTCTCTCTGTGTAGATGTATGGAGCCATTTTAGGGTTCCATCTTCTTGTCTGATGTCCAAAGTGAACACCTGCCTCTAATAACTGTTTCATTGAAATAACGCTCATGTTTCTACCTCCTGGTTTTTGTTGTTATAAAAAGCTGTGCGTCCGGCTTTTTATAAGTTGCTTCCATGTGTTTCATTCTTTCAGGCGACCATCTGGCACCAGCCTGTCGGTCCACACATGTGTTTACTCGGAATATTCTTTTATTCCGTCATAACCTTGCAAATTATAACACACGCCCCAACCAGAATCAAGTACTTTTTTCTGATTAGGGCGTATTTTTCTCATTTACTCTGTTTTATTGCTGCTGTTGTTCCATTGGACCGGCTTTTAAAATATTTGTAATTTCTTCATAAGATGCATGATATGGAATCTGGTAGGTTCCAGCACTGATAAAGGAAGCATAACCAACCTCACTTAAATATTTTCGCAGTCCTTCCGAATCATCGATCACACCATTGGCTGCAAGATTTTCGCACATTGTTCTGCACACATCCCCACGGTTTACAACCAATGTAAACGGTTCCTGCTGTGTCTGTTCCGCGTTTTCTGCATTTTCAGTATCCGATACCACAGACTCCTGCGGAGTTTCTGTTTCCGGTTCCTTCGGCACTTCCATCTGTGTTTCTGTCTCCTGCTGTAATTTCTCAGCAGCTATCTGCTGTTCGTTTTTTTGCTCCGTCTCTTCCGGTTCCGTGGTTTCTGTTTCTGCAATTACCGCACTATTCTGTTCCGGCATAATCATACCAAGCTGTGCAGCCTTTTCTATAATCTGTTCATCCGTCATTTTAGGCTTCTGCATCGAAAAACAACTTACCAGAATGATCGTTGTGACAATAATACCTATGCCAAGTCCTCTTAAATAATATTTTAGTTTCACGAATCTGT
This window encodes:
- a CDS encoding MltG/YceG/YrrL family protein → MKLKYYLRGLGIGIIVTTIILVSCFSMQKPKMTDEQIIEKAAQLGMIMPEQNSAVIAETETTEPEETEQKNEQQIAAEKLQQETETQMEVPKEPETETPQESVVSDTENAENAEQTQQEPFTLVVNRGDVCRTMCENLAANGVIDDSEGLRKYLSEVGYASFISAGTYQIPYHASYEEITNILKAGPMEQQQQ